In one window of Acipenser ruthenus chromosome 34, fAciRut3.2 maternal haplotype, whole genome shotgun sequence DNA:
- the LOC131705066 gene encoding uncharacterized protein LOC131705066 — MENHLEGDPYASDQPPDFSILKDLLFPAYLEPECGTGNAAEGKVSSKRQCSTVAVDCKIDRIANAKPCTRVCVNGSTSTSNRADPDSGDGAPTCHHPSGLLALSLARRTGDAAGPTQALRTHSTQEVQVPETAILYLLQETTKLVPPVKTEMLESSIDGSALQNAPNSPKRTEGRDPPAPPRLSCPSDKASDAVTGVRPSAYSGSFKFLPSLEGCSSLDVMSLISVQCKRLMNPESLLEPALPSTAAFGRVRDAERETSREVGSECPEVLTNDAKKEAGAGGLQGGPKKVAPYDPKDGCNTSSADGFVFVPLRVVEEKRRTEGNGMPALGEMVQVYGEDPKQCKTEGSSFQSLAFRTPGCLRKVKTTSDLLADTSLNSSSGPFCATEGCFGKEDRPASMLKLECGKNSAAGCHRNFARLPMDNTSVSQTGVSYRKMDSNSNELQQDEPGPFENRNDVQSSPVPFKTEAVSSNEFSEMHEFSGRSESCGKFAEAEKQEGGQKESTSPADLSERRRMSRKQRHPMKSVNRWDPDFKGVTIHMQTQLNKDSADQGRLLITSQYSARYWKMSRRARGSKTRSPVNAGRTSSSEEESDSPCPIKNKCCASCNTKKTPLWRDAEDGTPLCNACGIRYKKYRIRCFRCWHIPKKDGNSNSRCLKCGDTRGRAVPRCRGSPEKRELIENS, encoded by the exons ATGGAAAATCACCTCGAAGGTGACCCCTATGCATCCGACCAGCCCCCCGATTTTTCCATTTTAAAGGACCTGCTGTTCCCCGCCTATTTGGAGCCGGAGTGCGGAACCGGGAATGCTGCGGAAGGCAAAGTTAGCTCCAAACGGCAATGCAGCACAGTTGCGGTGGATTGCAAAATCGACAGGATTGCAAACGCGAAGCCCTGCACACGGGTTTGTGTTAACGGCAGCACGAGCACGTCGAACCGGGCCGATCCCGATTCGGGGGACGGTGCGCCCACGTGCCACCACCCGAGCGGGCTCCTCGCGCTCAGCCTCGCCAG GAGGACCGGTGACGCTGCAGGTCCCACTCAGGCTTTGAGGACACATTCTACTCAAGAGGTCCAAGTGCCAGAGACCGCTATCCTCTACCTTCTGCAAGAAACAACCAAACTGGTTCCTCCCGTTAAGACGGAAATGCTCGAGTCATCTATAGATGGGAGCGCATTGCAGAATGCACCAAACTCTCCAAAACGAACCGAAGGCCGCGATCCTCCCGCTCCTCCCAGGCTAAGCTGCCCAAGCGATAAAGCGAGCGACGCGGTAACCGGCGTGCGGCCCAGCGCCTACTCCGGTTCTTTTAAATTCCTGCCGAGTCTGGAAGGGTGCAGCTCCCTGGACGTGATGAGTCTCATTAGTGTTCAGTGCAAGAGGCTGATGAACCCGGAGAGTTTGCTTGAGCCCGCTTTGCCGTCGACAGCCGCTTTCGGACGAGTGAGGGACGCAGAGAGGGAAACTTCTAGAGAAGTGGGCTCGGAATGCCCAGAGGTCCTCACGAACGATGCCAAGAAAGAGGCCGGTGCTGGGGGTCTTCAAGGGGGGCCCAAGAAGGTGGCCCCTTATGACCCCAAGGATGGCTGCAATACAAGTAGTGCTGATGGATTCGTTTTTGTACCACTGAGGGTTGTGGAAGAGAAGAGAAGAACAGAAGGCAATGGCATGCCTGCGTTGGGCGAAATGGTCCAGGTTTATGGAGAAGACCCTAAACAATGTAAAACAGAAGGTAGCTCTTTCCAAAGCCTTGCTTTCAGAACACCTGGTTGCCTAAGAAAAGTCAAAACTACATCGGATCTCCTTGCTGATACTTCATTGAATAGCAGCTCTGGGCCCTTCTGTGCAACAGAGGGATGCTTTGGGAAGGAAGACAGACCGGCAAGCATGCTGAAACTGGAGTGTGGTAAGAATTCAGCTGCGGGATGCCATAGAAACTTTGCAAGACTTCCTATGGATAACACATCTGTGAGCCAGACTGGCGTTTCCTACAGAAAGATGGACAGTAATTCCAATGAGCTTCAGCAAGACGAACCGGGCCCCTTTGAGAACAGGAACGACGTACAGTCCTCCCCGGTTCCTTTTAAAACGGAAGCAGTTTCATCAAACGAGTTCAGTGAAATGCACGAGTTCAGCGGACGTTCAGAAAGTTGTGGAAAGTTTGCTGAGGCTGAAAAGCAGGAGGGTGGTCAGAAGGAGTCGACTTCTCCTGCCGACTTGAGCGAGCGGAGGAGAATGTCAAGGAAACAGAGACACCCGATGAAAAGTGTGAATCGATGGGACCCAGACTTCAAAGGAGTCACTATCCATATGCAGACACAGCTTAACAAGGACAGTGCGGACCAGGGCCGTCTCCTCATCACTTCACAATACAG TGCGAGATACTGGAAGATGAGTCGCAGAGCGAGAGGCAGCAAAACTCGCTCTCCTGTCAATGCTGGCAGGACCAGCAGCTCCGAAGAAGAAAGTGATTCGCCCTGCCCAATAA AGAATAAATGCTGTGCCTCTTGCAACACGAAGAAGACTCCGCTGTGGAGAGACGCTGAAGACGGGACTCCGCTCTGCAATGCGTGTGGGATCAG GTACAAAAAGTATCGGATCAGATGCTTTCGCTGTTGGCACATCCCCAAAAAGGATGGCAATTCAAACTCCAGGTGTCTGAAGTGCGGCGACACGAGAGGACGGGCGGTGCCTCGGTGCCGGGGCTCCCCGGAAAAACGCGAGCTGATAGAAAACTCTTAA
- the LOC117401947 gene encoding evolutionarily conserved signaling intermediate in Toll pathway, mitochondrial isoform X2: protein MNCTRSLLLARVLAALAPRSPAPRSPSALHTASAGLFRSKHASLGQRATRLPSRCFHSSARRPDAKPAPSSERSDQEGESSHTGAGKTLVTYEDLFERAARDSRTKATFTRVLEVFCKEDVRRRGHVEFIYAALKKMPEFGVEGDLSVYNKLLDVFPKEVFVPRNYIQRMFNHYPRQQECGVQLLEHMENYGVMPNVETKVLLVQIFGEKGHPMRKYQRLMYWFPRFKHVNPYPVPRELPRDPVDLARLSLQRIAGDLDARVTVYEMPSTDLSECGEDSSRLYVVGIQSPDQQTLLSKHNPERPVFVEGPFPLWLRKTCVYYYTLRADPLPPEEKVEEPVDPERSFFYPLELDLDLDRDLGDDDDFDVDEVEEGPVFALCMASSGDQATLSKWISGLQETNPILGRTPTVFRLNSGPQEIQTSSEPERKEDQDLLQSRKMTQ from the exons ATGAACTGCACGCGCTCACTGCTGCTGGCCAGGGTCCTGGCTGCGCTGGCGCCTCGCAGTCCGGCTCCTCGTTCACCGTCCGCACTTCACACAGCCTCTGCTGGGCTCTTCAGAAGCAAGCATGCCAGCCTTGGGCAG CGCGCGACGCGCTTGCCCTCCAGATGCTTCCACTCCAGCGCAAGACGTCCAGACGCCAAACCTGCCCCCTCCTCTGAGCGCTCCGACCAGGAGGGGGAGTCGTCTCACACTGGCGCAGGCAAGACCTTGGTCACCTATGAGGACCTGTTTGAACGGGCGGCCCGGGACTCCAGAACCAAGGCCACGTTCACCCGGGTCCTCGAGGTCTTCTGCAAGGAGGACGTGCGCCGGCGGGGTCACGTGGAGTTCATCTACGCTGCCCTGAAGAAGATGCCGGAGTTCGGAGTGGAGGGGGACCTGTCCGTCTACAACAAGCTGCTGGACGTCTTCCCCAAGGAGGTGTTTGTGCCTCGCAACTACATCCAGCGCATGTTCAACCACTACCCCCGACAGCAGGAGTGTGGCGTGCAGCTGCTGGAGCACATGGAGAACTACG GCGTCATGCCCAACGTGGAGACGAAGGTCCTTCTCGTGCAGATCTTCGGGGAGAAGGGTCACCCCATGCGCAAGTACCAGCGGCTCATGTACTGGTTCCCCCGCTTCAAGCACGTGAACCCCTACCCGGTCCCGAGAGAGCTGCCCCGGGACCCTGTGGACCTGGCGAGACTCAGTCTGCAGAGGATAGCGGGAGACCTGGACGCCAGGGTCACGGTCTACGAG ATGCCCTCCACAGACCTCTCTGAATGTGGTGAAGATTCATCTCGGCTCTATGTCGTAG GGATTCAGAGCCCCGATCAGCAGACACTCTTGTCAAAGCACAACCCCGAGAGGCCCGTGTTTGTGGAAGGACCCTTTCCGCTGTGGCTGAGGAAGACCTGCGTCTATTACTACACACTCCGAGCTGACCCGCTGCCGCCCGAGGAAAAG GTTGAAGAGCCCGTCGACCCAGAGAGGAGCTTCTTTTATCCTCTGGAGCTGGACTTGGACCTGGACCGGGACTTGGGAGACGACGATGACTTTGACGTGGACGAAG TGGAGGAGGGCCCCGTGTTTGCTTTGTGCATGGCCAGCTCTGGAGATCAGGCGACCCTCAGCAAGTGGATCTCCGGGCTCCAGGAAACAAACCCCATCCTGGGCCGCACCCCCACCGTATTCCGGCTGAATTCCGGGCCCCAGGAGATCCAGACTTCCTCCGAACCGGAGCGCAAGGAAGACCAGGACCTTTTACAAAGCCGGAAAATGACACAATGA
- the LOC117401947 gene encoding evolutionarily conserved signaling intermediate in Toll pathway, mitochondrial isoform X1: MVRTTCPAMNCTRSLLLARVLAALAPRSPAPRSPSALHTASAGLFRSKHASLGQRATRLPSRCFHSSARRPDAKPAPSSERSDQEGESSHTGAGKTLVTYEDLFERAARDSRTKATFTRVLEVFCKEDVRRRGHVEFIYAALKKMPEFGVEGDLSVYNKLLDVFPKEVFVPRNYIQRMFNHYPRQQECGVQLLEHMENYGVMPNVETKVLLVQIFGEKGHPMRKYQRLMYWFPRFKHVNPYPVPRELPRDPVDLARLSLQRIAGDLDARVTVYEMPSTDLSECGEDSSRLYVVGIQSPDQQTLLSKHNPERPVFVEGPFPLWLRKTCVYYYTLRADPLPPEEKVEEPVDPERSFFYPLELDLDLDRDLGDDDDFDVDEVEEGPVFALCMASSGDQATLSKWISGLQETNPILGRTPTVFRLNSGPQEIQTSSEPERKEDQDLLQSRKMTQ, encoded by the exons ATG GTCAGGACAACGTGTCCGGCTATGAACTGCACGCGCTCACTGCTGCTGGCCAGGGTCCTGGCTGCGCTGGCGCCTCGCAGTCCGGCTCCTCGTTCACCGTCCGCACTTCACACAGCCTCTGCTGGGCTCTTCAGAAGCAAGCATGCCAGCCTTGGGCAG CGCGCGACGCGCTTGCCCTCCAGATGCTTCCACTCCAGCGCAAGACGTCCAGACGCCAAACCTGCCCCCTCCTCTGAGCGCTCCGACCAGGAGGGGGAGTCGTCTCACACTGGCGCAGGCAAGACCTTGGTCACCTATGAGGACCTGTTTGAACGGGCGGCCCGGGACTCCAGAACCAAGGCCACGTTCACCCGGGTCCTCGAGGTCTTCTGCAAGGAGGACGTGCGCCGGCGGGGTCACGTGGAGTTCATCTACGCTGCCCTGAAGAAGATGCCGGAGTTCGGAGTGGAGGGGGACCTGTCCGTCTACAACAAGCTGCTGGACGTCTTCCCCAAGGAGGTGTTTGTGCCTCGCAACTACATCCAGCGCATGTTCAACCACTACCCCCGACAGCAGGAGTGTGGCGTGCAGCTGCTGGAGCACATGGAGAACTACG GCGTCATGCCCAACGTGGAGACGAAGGTCCTTCTCGTGCAGATCTTCGGGGAGAAGGGTCACCCCATGCGCAAGTACCAGCGGCTCATGTACTGGTTCCCCCGCTTCAAGCACGTGAACCCCTACCCGGTCCCGAGAGAGCTGCCCCGGGACCCTGTGGACCTGGCGAGACTCAGTCTGCAGAGGATAGCGGGAGACCTGGACGCCAGGGTCACGGTCTACGAG ATGCCCTCCACAGACCTCTCTGAATGTGGTGAAGATTCATCTCGGCTCTATGTCGTAG GGATTCAGAGCCCCGATCAGCAGACACTCTTGTCAAAGCACAACCCCGAGAGGCCCGTGTTTGTGGAAGGACCCTTTCCGCTGTGGCTGAGGAAGACCTGCGTCTATTACTACACACTCCGAGCTGACCCGCTGCCGCCCGAGGAAAAG GTTGAAGAGCCCGTCGACCCAGAGAGGAGCTTCTTTTATCCTCTGGAGCTGGACTTGGACCTGGACCGGGACTTGGGAGACGACGATGACTTTGACGTGGACGAAG TGGAGGAGGGCCCCGTGTTTGCTTTGTGCATGGCCAGCTCTGGAGATCAGGCGACCCTCAGCAAGTGGATCTCCGGGCTCCAGGAAACAAACCCCATCCTGGGCCGCACCCCCACCGTATTCCGGCTGAATTCCGGGCCCCAGGAGATCCAGACTTCCTCCGAACCGGAGCGCAAGGAAGACCAGGACCTTTTACAAAGCCGGAAAATGACACAATGA